A single Calypte anna isolate BGI_N300 chromosome 24, bCalAnn1_v1.p, whole genome shotgun sequence DNA region contains:
- the LOC115599600 gene encoding uncharacterized protein LOC115599600, with protein sequence MGKKQENRCRNSHLIEGGIAEYRDKPLPQGAPGGIIGIVGGAIAAALILGVAVTVIVVYRRQQKHRREAATDPMDLPPSHKPAPPPKRKQEMKSHLTAEDIQVVHLDNMKHEEEIQKLPLQTPYYDMAATEPSPYADKLNFGKCHSEISNASDYLTRCNSHEDRYLEKIPHVYTPLSDLPQDLYPHHSDISFCCPPPGSRAPYICPKEQYV encoded by the exons AtgggaaaaaagcaggaaaacagatgCAGGAATAGCCACTTGATTGAAGGGGGGATTGCAGAATACAGAG ATAAACCACTACCTCAGGGTGCCCCAGGAGGCATCATTGGGATCGTCGGGGGAGCCATTGCAGCAGCCCTGATCCTCGGCGTGGCTGTCACTGTCATTGTCGTCTACAGGCGGCAGCAGAAGCACCGCAGGGAAGCGGCCACTGACCC AATGGATTTGCCTCCATCTCACAAACCTGCCCCTCCACCAAAGAGGAAACAGGAGATGAAAAGCCACCTGACTGCAGAAGACATCCAG GTTGTTCACTTAGACAACATGAAACACGAGGAGGAAATCCAGAAGCTCCCTCTGCAGACTCCATACTATGACATGGCAGCCACCGAGCCCTCTCCCTATGCTGACAAACTG AACTTTGGAAAGTGTCACTCAGAGATATCGAATGCGAGTGATTACCTGACCCGCTGTAACTCACACGAAGATCGATATCTGGAGAAGATCCCTCATGTTTATACCCCCTTGTCAGATCTCCCACAAGATCTTTATCCTCATCATTCTGACATCTCATTCTGCTGCCCACCTCCCGGGTCCCGGGCTCCTTACATCTGTCCTAAGGAACAGTATGTTTAA